In the genome of Myxococcus guangdongensis, the window GGCGACAGCCCCAGCGGCGCGTGGAAGAGGGCGGTGCTCGCGAGCAGCACCCGCAGGAGCGAGCCGGGGCCCGCCTCCGCCGCCACGCCGTCATAGAAGGGCTCCAACAACGGAAGCACCTGGGTGGCGAAATGGGGCCGCCGCCCGTACAGCGTCACCAGTTTGTCCAGGTGCTTGCGCGCCCAGGGCTGACGCGAATCCACCGCCAGGTCCGCGATGAGTGTGTCGCGATGTGGGTCCTCCAGCGGAATGGACAGCCATTGGAAGCCGGGCTCGGTGGGCGGAGGTGTGGGCGCGTTGGCGGGGAGCGCCACGCGCGTCCTGCGCTGCCAGCCGCGCCGCAGCCATTGCACGTTGTCGAGCACCAGCAACGTGTCCGCGCGCGCCGTCTGCTCGTAGAAGTCCACCCAGGGCAGGTAGTGGGGTTGCTCGGCGACGACGACTCCTGGACTGCCCGGCACGCACGGCCTCTTTTCCGCTGAGACGTCCTGGGGTGGTGCGGCCCCTCACTGTCGGACCGGACGCGGTGGATTGCTTCTGCTGCTAGATTGTAACATTCCAAAGCCGGTCAGGGACCTTCGCCGAGGTGGAAACGAACGGATGAAGTACCTGTGCATCAGCGCGGACCCGCATCATCCCGTCGCGGAGGAGCTCCGACGTCAGGGGCAGGACGTGCTCGTCCGGGCCGAGGCGGCGGAGGCGGACGCGGAGCTGGTGCACGGCCGTGTGGACGTGCTCATCGTGGAGGCCGCGTCGCTCGCGCCGGATGCCCGGTGGTTGGATGCGCTGCGGGGGCGCGCGCGGCCCGAGGAGCCGCTGGTGCTGGGGCTGTGCGACGAGGCGACGGACGAGGCGCTCGCGCCGCTGTTGTCGGCGGGCGTGGAGGAGTTCCTCGTGGCGCCCTTCCACGCGGTGGAGGTGCGCGCGCGCAGGCTGCTGCTCGAGCGCCGCGCGGCGCGGCGTCGGCAGATGCAGAGCACCCAGGCGGCGGCGCGCGGGGAGATGGAGCGGTTGGCCTCCATCATCCAGACGCAGGCGGACGTGGCGCTGGCGGGGTTGGACCTGTCGGAGGTGATGGGCCTGCTCTGCGAGCGCG includes:
- a CDS encoding WbqC family protein, giving the protein MPGSPGVVVAEQPHYLPWVDFYEQTARADTLLVLDNVQWLRRGWQRRTRVALPANAPTPPPTEPGFQWLSIPLEDPHRDTLIADLAVDSRQPWARKHLDKLVTLYGRRPHFATQVLPLLEPFYDGVAAEAGPGSLLRVLLASTALFHAPLGLSPRILLASTLEKQGDEKSARLVEYCRQLKAHTYYSGLGSSLYLQVGLFRSADVRVLWQRFGHPPYAQGRDGRFVQGMSIVDVLSNVPVDEVRRWLEPSPWGPFAPAPPEGR